From Amycolatopsis sp. cg9, one genomic window encodes:
- a CDS encoding cytochrome P450 translates to MTAASATPALPTTRPAGCPFDPPESYAELRETEPTSQVRCPAGMDAWLVTRYQDVRAVLADRALSSRGASSVHVNPNADLDEEVSPGSIIQLDGAAHSRLRKKVIAEFTVRRVEALRGYVQELVESHLDAMLAKPGRADLVADFALPIPSLVICELLGVPYADRSRFQRQSGLLVSTDATPEEGKQAYDELSTFLAELFTDKRRNPQDDLFSRLISRGESDGDPLSMEELVVLGLSLLVAGHETTANMIALSALVLMEQPAQRDVVLAKPERAVEELLRYLSVVQFGVLRYATSDVEVGGRSVKAGEWLVAALNSANRDEELFPAGDKLDFDRESPRTHVAFGFGAHQCIGQQLARVELQEALTRLFGRVPDLRLAVPRESLAFKHNTLVYGVRELPVAWG, encoded by the coding sequence GTGACGGCAGCATCCGCAACCCCGGCCCTCCCGACGACGCGACCGGCCGGATGCCCGTTCGACCCGCCCGAGAGCTACGCCGAGCTGCGGGAAACCGAGCCGACGTCGCAGGTCCGCTGCCCGGCGGGCATGGACGCCTGGCTGGTGACGCGCTACCAGGACGTCCGCGCGGTGCTCGCCGACCGCGCGCTGAGCTCCCGCGGCGCGTCCTCGGTGCACGTCAACCCGAACGCCGACCTCGACGAGGAGGTCAGCCCGGGTTCGATCATCCAGCTCGACGGCGCCGCGCATTCGCGGCTGCGCAAGAAGGTGATCGCGGAGTTCACCGTGCGGCGCGTGGAGGCGCTGCGCGGCTACGTCCAGGAGCTGGTGGAGAGCCACCTCGACGCGATGCTCGCGAAGCCGGGCCGCGCGGACCTGGTGGCGGACTTCGCGCTGCCGATACCGTCGCTGGTGATCTGCGAGCTGCTCGGCGTGCCGTACGCGGACCGCTCGCGGTTCCAGCGGCAGAGCGGCTTGCTGGTCAGCACCGACGCCACCCCCGAGGAGGGGAAGCAGGCGTACGACGAGCTTTCCACCTTCCTGGCCGAGCTGTTCACCGACAAGCGGCGGAATCCGCAGGACGACCTGTTCAGCCGGCTGATTTCCCGCGGCGAGTCGGACGGCGACCCGCTGTCGATGGAGGAGCTCGTCGTGCTCGGGCTCAGCCTGCTGGTGGCGGGGCACGAGACGACGGCGAACATGATCGCGCTCAGCGCGCTGGTGCTCATGGAGCAGCCCGCGCAGCGGGACGTCGTGCTGGCGAAGCCGGAGCGCGCGGTCGAGGAGCTGCTGCGGTACCTGTCGGTCGTGCAGTTCGGGGTGCTGCGGTACGCGACTTCGGACGTCGAAGTCGGCGGGCGTTCGGTGAAGGCGGGGGAGTGGCTGGTCGCCGCGTTGAACTCGGCGAACCGGGACGAGGAGCTGTTCCCGGCCGGGGACAAGCTGGACTTCGACCGCGAGTCGCCGCGCACGCACGTCGCCTTCGGGTTCGGGGCGCACCAGTGCATCGGCCAGCAGCTGGCGCGGGTCGAGCTGCAGGAGGCGTTGACGCGGTTGTTCGGCCGGGTGCCCGATCTGCGGCTCGCGGTGCCGCGGGAGTCGTTGGCGTTCAAGCACAACACGCTGGTGTACGGGGTCCGGGAGCTGCCGGTGGCCTGGGGCTGA
- the aspS gene encoding aspartate--tRNA(Asn) ligase, with translation MSTRVLTAELPRHVGDRVRVAGWVHRRRRLKSVTFVVVRDRSGTAQVVLRGAAPPEETVVEVHATVTANPRAPGGVELTSPELHTLGEAGEPPPFDLYRPVVTASLPTILDHSPVALRHPALKARFAASAAAVRGFRSTLDALGFTEVHTPKIVASATESGANVFGIDYFGRPAYLAQSPQFFKQALVGVFERVYEVGPVFRAEPHDTARHLAQYTSLDVELGFISDHRDVMAVLREVLAGMAGDLVTVPVEIPEIHFAEALDFLGVPAGEPDLAPAHERALSEWAVREHGSEFLFVTGYPMAKRPFYTHPDPARPGYSNSFDLLFRGLELVTGGQRLHRHADYLAVLGDDAPAYADYLQAFAHGMPPHGGFAIGLERWTARLFGAANVREVTLFPRDLHRLTP, from the coding sequence ATGAGTACTCGTGTTTTGACCGCCGAACTGCCGCGGCACGTCGGCGACCGCGTCCGCGTCGCCGGGTGGGTGCACCGGCGGCGCCGGCTGAAGTCCGTCACGTTCGTCGTGGTCCGCGACCGTTCCGGGACCGCGCAAGTCGTCCTGCGGGGTGCCGCGCCACCGGAGGAAACCGTGGTGGAGGTGCACGCCACCGTGACGGCGAACCCGCGCGCGCCCGGCGGCGTCGAGCTGACCTCGCCGGAGCTCCACACGCTGGGGGAAGCCGGGGAGCCGCCGCCGTTCGACCTCTACCGGCCGGTGGTCACGGCTTCGCTCCCGACGATCCTCGACCACTCGCCGGTCGCGTTGCGGCACCCGGCGCTGAAAGCGCGCTTCGCCGCGTCCGCCGCCGCCGTGCGCGGGTTTCGGTCCACATTGGACGCTCTGGGGTTCACCGAGGTGCACACGCCGAAGATCGTGGCGTCGGCGACCGAATCCGGCGCGAACGTCTTCGGCATCGACTACTTCGGCCGGCCCGCCTACCTCGCGCAGTCGCCGCAGTTCTTCAAGCAGGCGCTCGTCGGCGTGTTCGAGCGGGTGTACGAGGTCGGGCCGGTGTTCCGCGCCGAACCGCACGACACCGCCCGGCACCTCGCGCAGTACACCAGCCTCGACGTCGAGCTGGGCTTCATCTCCGACCACCGCGACGTCATGGCGGTGCTGCGGGAGGTGCTCGCGGGGATGGCGGGCGACCTCGTCACGGTCCCCGTGGAAATCCCGGAGATCCACTTCGCCGAGGCGCTGGACTTCTTGGGCGTCCCGGCCGGCGAGCCGGACCTCGCGCCCGCGCACGAGCGCGCGTTGTCCGAATGGGCGGTGCGGGAGCACGGCTCGGAATTCCTGTTCGTCACCGGCTACCCGATGGCGAAACGGCCGTTCTACACGCACCCGGACCCGGCGCGGCCCGGCTACTCGAACAGCTTCGACCTGCTCTTCCGCGGCCTGGAACTGGTGACCGGCGGCCAGCGCCTGCACCGGCACGCCGACTACCTCGCGGTGCTCGGGGACGACGCGCCCGCGTATGCCGACTACCTGCAGGCGTTCGCGCACGGGATGCCGCCCCACGGCGGCTTCGCGATCGGTCTGGAACGCTGGACCGCGCGCCTGTTCGGTGCCGCGAACGTCCGGGAGGTCACGCTGTTCCCGCGCGACCTGCACCGGCTGACCCCGTGA
- a CDS encoding PfkB family carbohydrate kinase: MARYDATVEGVRSVFLKLRTRSGLTVERLDATEVDVRLLAELPAVRRRVRETGASEGEAIVHVVTAAVAALDPADLLIADAALALGVLRARVGTHPEVERLYADDLGERRRALAEGWDALHALVGVSSEYPPPTVRSLRGSIETRTLGVLAERCVHDVEPVVAEPAGDTVGAVVVVGSAVTDHVVVSDELPDVGEAVQAQSFDVHPGGKGLLLAVAGRRLGLDARLVTAIGGDSQARDLLQFMRKEGLSTALVKETPGVANPRALVLVSQTGETRYLGWMNKDEVSLSREDLRASRVRDAMAEADAVLVTLEPPMDTIKWALSASAAQARKPLVLLQASPPRTAPQQLYRLLRGVDYLVGREGELRRLLSDPDSPQTIDELARSLLALGVGAVCVVENFGCSIRSSVISRDIEGPPVPLDDAPGVREAFSAALIQKLIQEGAGRSREEALHWAIAAMATNPTLDEIADSMPGLEEVERTLETEQTMETP, encoded by the coding sequence ATGGCGAGATACGACGCCACCGTCGAGGGCGTCCGGAGCGTCTTCCTCAAGCTGAGGACGCGCAGCGGGCTCACTGTCGAGCGCCTCGACGCCACCGAGGTCGACGTCCGCCTGCTCGCCGAGCTGCCCGCCGTCCGCCGCCGCGTCCGGGAGACCGGCGCGTCCGAGGGCGAAGCGATCGTCCACGTCGTGACCGCGGCCGTCGCCGCGCTCGACCCGGCCGACCTCCTGATCGCGGACGCCGCGCTGGCCCTCGGTGTCCTCCGCGCGCGCGTGGGCACGCACCCCGAGGTCGAGCGCCTCTACGCCGACGACCTCGGCGAGCGCCGCCGCGCGCTGGCGGAGGGGTGGGACGCCCTGCACGCGCTGGTCGGCGTCTCGAGCGAGTACCCGCCGCCGACGGTCCGCAGCCTCCGCGGCTCGATCGAGACCCGGACGCTGGGCGTGCTGGCCGAACGCTGCGTCCACGACGTCGAGCCCGTGGTGGCCGAGCCCGCCGGCGACACCGTGGGTGCCGTCGTGGTGGTCGGCAGCGCCGTGACCGACCACGTCGTGGTTTCCGACGAGCTGCCCGACGTCGGCGAGGCCGTCCAGGCGCAGTCGTTCGACGTGCACCCGGGCGGGAAGGGCCTCCTCCTCGCGGTTGCCGGTCGCCGCCTCGGCCTCGACGCGCGGCTCGTCACCGCGATCGGCGGCGACTCCCAGGCCCGGGACCTGCTGCAGTTCATGCGCAAGGAAGGCCTGTCGACCGCGCTGGTCAAGGAAACCCCCGGCGTCGCCAACCCGCGTGCCCTGGTGCTCGTGAGCCAGACCGGCGAGACCCGGTACCTCGGCTGGATGAACAAGGACGAAGTTTCGCTGTCCAGAGAGGACCTTCGCGCGTCGCGTGTCCGGGACGCGATGGCCGAGGCGGACGCCGTGCTGGTCACCCTCGAACCGCCGATGGACACGATCAAGTGGGCGCTGTCGGCCTCGGCCGCGCAGGCGCGGAAACCCCTGGTGCTGTTGCAGGCTTCGCCGCCCCGCACCGCTCCGCAGCAGCTCTACCGGCTCCTGCGCGGGGTCGACTACCTCGTCGGCCGCGAAGGCGAGCTGCGCCGGCTGCTGTCCGATCCGGACAGTCCACAAACGATCGACGAGCTGGCCCGCTCGCTGCTCGCCCTCGGGGTGGGCGCGGTCTGTGTTGTCGAGAACTTTGGTTGTAGTATCCGCTCGAGCGTGATCTCCCGCGACATCGAGGGCCCGCCGGTCCCGCTCGACGACGCTCCAGGCGTGCGCGAAGCTTTTTCCGCGGCGCTGATCCAAAAACTCATTCAAGAGGGTGCCGGCCGGAGCCGCGAGGAAGCC
- a CDS encoding SDR family oxidoreductase — translation MSEQREIVVTGGGTGIGLAIAARFAAAGERVTVTGRRKDVLEAAAERIGARAVAFDASDPAAVQAALAELPERVDVLVNNAGGNTDRVREAPAPGDLAGLADAWRANFEANVVSAVLVTTALKPRFADGVRVVTLGSIAAKQGSGSYGAAKAAIEAWNTDLARQLGAAGSANVVAPGVTLDTEFFHGTVSEEWVTARVSVAFDKRAGTPDEVAETVVFLAAPGAGHVTGQVVHVNGGAYGAR, via the coding sequence ATGAGCGAACAGCGGGAAATCGTGGTCACCGGCGGCGGCACCGGCATCGGGCTGGCGATCGCCGCCCGGTTCGCGGCGGCGGGCGAGCGGGTGACCGTCACCGGGCGGCGCAAGGACGTGCTCGAAGCCGCGGCGGAGCGGATCGGCGCGCGGGCGGTGGCCTTCGACGCGAGCGACCCGGCCGCGGTGCAGGCCGCACTGGCCGAGCTGCCGGAGCGGGTCGACGTCCTGGTCAACAACGCCGGCGGCAACACCGACCGGGTCCGCGAGGCGCCCGCGCCCGGCGACCTGGCGGGGCTGGCCGACGCGTGGCGCGCGAACTTCGAGGCCAACGTCGTCTCCGCGGTCCTCGTGACGACCGCGCTGAAGCCGCGCTTCGCGGATGGCGTGCGCGTGGTGACCCTCGGTTCCATCGCGGCGAAGCAGGGCTCCGGCTCGTACGGCGCGGCGAAGGCCGCGATCGAGGCGTGGAACACCGACCTCGCGCGGCAGCTCGGCGCCGCCGGCTCGGCCAACGTCGTGGCGCCGGGCGTCACCCTCGACACGGAGTTCTTCCACGGCACGGTTTCCGAAGAATGGGTGACCGCGCGCGTCTCGGTCGCGTTCGACAAGCGGGCCGGCACCCCGGACGAAGTCGCCGAAACGGTGGTGTTCCTGGCCGCGCCGGGCGCGGGGCACGTCACCGGGCAGGTCGTGCACGTGAACGGGGGCGCGTACGGGGCCCGCTAG
- a CDS encoding OmpA family protein, producing the protein MMVLGAVVGGCAVPARNIVPTGGDRVVVVVSGTANEPRAAVTDAVLAVLRDAANSGNVSQQGSGKSSVVLISAADGGDRRSVVLTPRRADGSLEHGLSRPSLIDRNVASAVDAIGATVARKSGLDLLAGIADAVRGVPAGTLVVDSSGLSTGGAFDLRQVGWAADPAAVAGQLTAARQLPRLDGWHVVFAGLGSVAGPQPPLPAPARDRLGAYWQAICRAAGAAACDVDQSRVPAEPSRATAATPVVPVPGVTSVTGPRGEVTTTVSDAALGFAGDSAVLSESASDLLRSLAGSITAGRSNAPVTVRGFAADPPGSTDAGRRELAEQRARAVAGALTGAGVTQRVDATGTGTEPGVTAMTGGRFDEAAAARMRRVEITYQGTGPSS; encoded by the coding sequence ATGATGGTCCTCGGCGCCGTCGTGGGCGGCTGCGCGGTGCCCGCGCGGAACATCGTCCCCACCGGTGGGGACCGGGTGGTCGTGGTCGTCAGCGGGACGGCGAACGAGCCGCGGGCCGCCGTCACCGATGCCGTTCTCGCCGTGCTGCGCGACGCCGCGAACAGCGGGAACGTCTCGCAGCAGGGCTCGGGCAAGAGCAGCGTCGTGCTGATCTCGGCCGCGGACGGCGGGGACCGGCGCTCGGTCGTGCTCACTCCGCGGCGGGCCGACGGTTCCCTGGAACACGGCCTTTCCCGGCCGTCGCTGATCGACCGGAACGTGGCGAGCGCCGTCGACGCGATCGGTGCCACGGTGGCGCGCAAGAGCGGGCTCGACCTGCTCGCCGGCATCGCCGACGCCGTCCGCGGCGTGCCCGCCGGGACCCTGGTCGTGGACAGCAGCGGCCTGAGCACCGGCGGGGCCTTCGACCTTCGGCAGGTCGGCTGGGCGGCGGACCCGGCGGCCGTCGCCGGGCAGCTGACCGCGGCCCGGCAATTGCCGCGGCTGGACGGCTGGCACGTCGTCTTCGCCGGGCTCGGGTCGGTCGCCGGGCCGCAGCCGCCGCTGCCCGCGCCGGCGCGCGACCGGCTGGGCGCGTACTGGCAGGCGATCTGCCGGGCGGCCGGGGCGGCCGCCTGCGACGTCGACCAGAGCCGGGTGCCGGCCGAGCCGTCGCGGGCCACCGCGGCGACGCCGGTCGTGCCCGTGCCGGGGGTGACGTCGGTGACCGGCCCGCGGGGCGAGGTCACCACCACGGTTTCGGACGCCGCGCTCGGCTTCGCCGGGGACTCCGCGGTGCTCTCCGAATCCGCCAGCGACCTGCTGCGGTCGCTGGCGGGCAGCATCACGGCCGGCCGGTCGAACGCGCCGGTCACCGTCCGCGGCTTCGCGGCCGACCCGCCCGGGTCGACCGACGCGGGGCGGCGGGAACTGGCGGAACAACGAGCGCGTGCCGTCGCCGGCGCGCTCACCGGGGCCGGCGTGACCCAGCGGGTCGACGCCACCGGCACCGGCACCGAACCCGGGGTCACCGCGATGACCGGCGGGCGGTTCGACGAAGCGGCGGCGGCCCGGATGAGGCGGGTGGAGATCACGTACCAGGGCACCGGCCCGAGTTCGTAG